One Proteiniborus sp. DW1 DNA segment encodes these proteins:
- a CDS encoding transposase: MFVPRKARTKSESGIYHIILRGINHQDIFIDNEDRHKLIETLAHYKEICGYQLYAFCLMSNHFHLLLKVGTDPLEQIMRRICGSYVYWYNRKYQRIGNLFQDRFKSEPVEDDKYFITVLRYIHQNPIKAGIAKDIKNYKWSSYIEYIEDKGLTDREFVLKMFSEDKSKAIIEFVKYTEENNDDECLEIEEKAIRLSDE, encoded by the coding sequence GTGTTTGTCCCAAGAAAAGCAAGAACAAAAAGTGAAAGTGGTATATATCATATAATATTACGAGGGATAAATCATCAGGATATATTTATAGATAATGAAGACAGACATAAATTAATTGAAACACTAGCACATTATAAAGAAATATGTGGATATCAATTATATGCCTTTTGTCTCATGAGTAATCATTTTCATCTATTGCTTAAAGTAGGAACAGATCCACTTGAGCAGATTATGAGACGCATTTGTGGAAGTTATGTTTATTGGTACAATAGGAAATATCAGCGTATAGGTAATCTTTTTCAAGATCGTTTTAAAAGTGAGCCCGTAGAAGATGATAAGTACTTCATCACTGTATTAAGATACATACATCAAAATCCGATAAAAGCAGGTATAGCAAAAGATATAAAAAATTATAAATGGAGTAGTTATATAGAATATATAGAGGATAAGGGTTTGACAGATAGGGAATTTGTCTTAAAAATGTTTAGCGAGGACAAAAGCAAAGCTATAATAGAGTTTGTTAAATATACTGAAGAGAATAATGATGATGAGTGTCTAGAAATTGAAGAAAAAGCAATAAGATTATCTGATGAATAG
- a CDS encoding C39 family peptidase, whose product MIKRYIAILLMIMIISTSGIPVVFANTEYRRNDNYEIEDYAPVIGDFQYDSEYAAKIARKEQKAKEYYRAKMSGNSILASSILSEIKATYDEVANEPEYSLVPLYSGKRLAIYQVPQEKDYWCGYAAIKSLLDYENINKSQSVIAEEVYDRYSSCPWYISNGNSRDQFPVPNYLTDEIGFYYVPYPYGEAGTTNIEASDIDWRIVSTIDSDHGLVVCGISYGNIKGHESILPGYPARKIGHWLAIDGYKLDGDEIWIVDPAKSDEVSFSDNISAYYSITSTKLAAYAKSKGIVW is encoded by the coding sequence GTGATAAAAAGATATATTGCGATACTGCTAATGATAATGATAATAAGTACATCTGGAATCCCAGTTGTGTTTGCGAACACTGAGTATAGAAGAAATGACAATTATGAAATTGAAGACTATGCTCCAGTTATAGGGGATTTTCAGTATGATAGTGAGTATGCTGCTAAGATAGCCAGAAAAGAGCAAAAAGCTAAAGAATATTACAGAGCAAAAATGTCTGGAAATTCTATACTTGCAAGTAGCATACTGAGTGAAATTAAAGCAACTTATGATGAAGTAGCTAATGAACCAGAATATAGTTTAGTTCCACTTTATTCAGGGAAAAGGTTAGCTATTTATCAAGTACCTCAAGAGAAAGATTATTGGTGTGGCTATGCTGCAATAAAAAGCCTTCTTGACTATGAAAATATAAATAAGTCCCAATCAGTTATTGCAGAAGAAGTATATGACAGATATTCTTCATGTCCTTGGTATATTTCTAATGGTAACTCTCGAGACCAGTTTCCTGTACCAAACTATTTAACTGATGAAATAGGATTTTATTATGTTCCATATCCTTATGGTGAAGCTGGAACTACAAATATTGAAGCATCTGATATTGATTGGAGAATTGTTTCGACAATTGATTCTGATCATGGGCTTGTAGTATGTGGAATATCATATGGGAACATTAAGGGTCACGAAAGTATACTGCCAGGATATCCTGCAAGAAAAATTGGACATTGGTTAGCAATTGATGGATATAAGTTAGATGGTGATGAAATTTGGATTGTTGATCCAGCTAAATCAGATGAAGTTAGCTTTTCTGATAATATATCTGCTTATTATTCTATTACATCTACTAAGTTGGCAGCCTATGCAAAATCAAAAGGTATTGTTTGGTAA
- a CDS encoding transposase, with product MKNNILSTLFVGIDVSSKTNVLCALDFEGNKLLNLKALNNQPGTESILVNIIGYLVSNNLKYVVIALESTSFYSTHIANFLASNEILLAYKPLVYCLNPTTIANYRKSFVDMDKTDPLGAYVIADFARCGRITSKPYYIR from the coding sequence ATGAAGAACAATATTCTTTCAACTTTATTCGTAGGTATTGATGTAAGCTCAAAGACTAATGTCTTATGTGCTCTTGATTTTGAAGGCAATAAACTTCTTAACCTAAAGGCTTTAAATAATCAACCTGGTACTGAGTCTATCTTAGTTAACATTATTGGTTATTTAGTTTCTAATAACCTAAAATATGTTGTTATTGCCTTGGAATCTACTTCTTTTTACAGTACTCACATTGCAAACTTTCTAGCTTCAAATGAAATACTATTAGCATACAAGCCTCTTGTATACTGTCTTAATCCTACAACCATTGCTAATTACAGAAAGTCATTTGTTGATATGGATAAGACTGATCCTTTAGGTGCCTATGTTATTGCTGATTTTGCTAGATGTGGAAGAATCACATCTAAACCTTATTACATTAGGTGA